The Montipora capricornis isolate CH-2021 chromosome 1, ASM3666992v2, whole genome shotgun sequence genome contains a region encoding:
- the LOC138048138 gene encoding RNA-binding protein 48-like produces the protein MAETSQENVEDSFAKRHHKQNSLSYNRPNYREARWERAVKVYTINLESKYILVQGLPAVGASKELVELFALYGAIDEYRILDDYPTEPFTEVYWIKFQRINSARVAKKKLDNRSFFGGILHVCYAPEFETVDDTREKLQERRKAIAKKTRELFGVQQNDLSAEVSHSRETEASLKRSRDEKTEVTNESHIENKTTDASISQPRNRANVPSDSWLCSNSAEFTNSSSYPCYYYPTLPPPPEHLSLYQYPPPPPPWELPRVPSSHATLPLFLQNLPPPPPPPPPPPPSFPPPPPPTDGPPLEYANREQGLEQEKPITVYMSQGMIGPQPEQGGSSNKASLIGDLSLDQTAVSIRKKMQKLSRTHEVSPSPAPGVQLFEKPLDGEQVVASVSKKKRKRI, from the exons ATGGCGGAGACATCACAAGAAAATGTTGAAGATTCGTTTGCTAAAAGGCACCATAAGCAAAATTCGTTGAGCTACAATAGACCAAATTATCGAGAAGCCCGATGGGAGAGAGCAGTTAAG GTCTACACAATCAATTTGGAATCCAAGTATATTCTTGTTCAAGGTTTGCCTGCTGTCGGAGCTTCGAAAGAATTGGTGGAACTGTTTGCACTCTATGGAGCAATTGACGA ATATCGTATTCTGGACGACTATCCAACAGAGCCTTTCACAGAGGTTTATTGGATCAAGTTTCAGAGAATCAATTCTGCAAG AGTCGCCAAGAAGAAGTTGGATAACAGGTCGTTTTTTGGAGGCATCTTACATGTTTGTTATGCTCCCGAGTTTGAAACAGTTGATGATACAAGAGAGAAGCTTCAGGAGAGAAGAAAGGCTATCGCAAAAAAGACAAGAG agCTTTTTGGTGTTCAGCAAAATGATCTCTCAGCCGAAGTCTCACACTCAAGAGAGACAGAGGCATCACTCAAGAGATCCAGGGATGAAAAAACTGAAGTTACCAATGAGTCGcacattgaaaacaaaacaacagacgCAAGCATTAGTCAACCAAGGAACAGAGCAAATGTACCATCTGACTCCTGGCTTTGCAGCAACAGTGCAGAGTTCACAAACTCCTCAAGCTACCCATGTTATTATTATCCAACCCTACCACCACCCCCAGAACACCTTTCTCTATATCAGTATCCCCCACCCCCACCACCATGGGAATTGCCTAGGGTGCCATCAAGCCATGCCACACTCCCATTATTCCTACAAAATTTACCCCCTccacctcctcctcctcctcctcctcctccttccttcccaccccctcccccaccaaCTGATGGTCCTCCCCTTGAGTATGCCAACAGGGAACAAGGACTGGAACAGGAAAAGCCAATCACTGTGTATATGTCCCAAGGAATGATTGGACCACAGCCTGAGCAAGG gggTTCTTCAAACAAGGCTTCTCTG ATTGGAGATCTTTCCCTGGACCAGACTGCAGTATCTATcagaaagaaaatgcaaaag TTATCAAGAACACACGAAGTGTCACCTTCTCCTGCTCCAGGCGTACAATTATTTGAG AAACCTCTGGACGGTGAACAGGTGGTGGCATcagtttccaaaaagaaaagaaagagaataTGA